Proteins found in one Saccharomyces kudriavzevii IFO 1802 strain IFO1802 genome assembly, chromosome: 11 genomic segment:
- the VPS501 gene encoding sorting nexin family protein (similar to Saccharomyces cerevisiae YKR078W and VPS5 (YOR069W); ancestral locus Anc_5.670), giving the protein MEKEKASHASPSIGVNEFVVQGEISIDDSERSVKSVSTSISEDEETKTDVQDNIGTPSSNPLFQANFEIDNRLLNKNPKYKKLFTEKRRRRRPVTGRSHSIKPANDVKNNNVIDQVYHVEVFPGSDLNSLKDSIWTIRIITKQNIEKTIARNFVDFYWLYHQLQNNHWGKTIPPPTRSNILVEKDEFAINHLFMIRNNEKYDPIFNFKPGYIISLQLMRMIKHIFNDKVLRLDSNFIDFINWDDIIPENSKMTVGDNIYTDDKIQMTSSQLREIKEFHRQSKRVESMTNSHATLIPIAGLTDIYISPTKLFSRRDYQRLFQPQSTDNTFNNNDPLVQEWIPKNKSLFTSLSFGSSTPTYQETSAEIQACHDWVGVSKEQWRQLLYRVLEYIVDETVKLTSVVGEFTECLKQISSEEVIRANSELFSKFSTLNECFLQRFKGSSRQDILKLVILFDENIRFCESFESILNQRLKLGRILSTIEIDLDKKKSYLNKLTIGNNNNNDEDPKICTAENEYKIVLKRYNRVRQSWQEIVEKILKERKNFEEREAVEIKSCLESLKDSTADEKRHYLQLWQDFKSNEQENQ; this is encoded by the coding sequence ggatgaagaaacaaagacCGATGTCCAAGATAACATTGGCACACCGTCCTCAAACCCTCTATTCCAAGCAAACTTCGAAATTGACAACAGACTATTGAATAAAAACCCCAAATACAAAAAGCTTTTCACTGAAAAGAGAAGACGTCGAAGACCGGTCACCGGCCGTAGCCACTCAATCAAACCGGCGAACGACGTGAAGAATAATAACGTTATCGATCAAGTTTATCACGTTGAAGTTTTCCCGGGTTCGGATTTAAATTCATTAAAAGACTCGATATGGACAATAAGGATTAttacaaaacaaaacatcGAAAAAACTattgcaagaaattttgtCGACTTCTATTGGTTGTATCATCAATTGCAAAATAACCATTGGGGAAAAACTATTCCCCCACCAACTAGATCCAACATTCTTGTGGAGAAAGACGAGTTTGCGATAAATCATCTTTTCATGATACGTAATAACGAGAAATATGACCcaattttcaactttaaACCAGGGTACATCATATCGTTACAACTGATGAGAATGATTAAGCATATATTTAACGACAAGGTTCTACGTTTGGATTCAAACTTTATAGATTTTATTAATTGGGATGACATCATTCctgaaaattcaaagatgaCTGTCGGCGATAATATCTATACAGATGATAAAATACAGATGACATCATCTCAACTCCGGGAAATAAAAGAGTTCCACAGGCAGTCAAAAAGAGTCGAATCAATGACAAACTCTCATGCTACGCTCATACCGATAGCAGGGCTCACCgacatatatataagtcCAACAAAGTTATTCTCTAGGAGGGATTATCAAAGACTCTTCCAACCTCAAAGTACTGACAACACCTTCAATAACAATGACCCATTGGTTCAAGAGTGGATTCCCAAAAACAAGTCCTTATTCACTAGTTTGTCGTTTGGGTCAAGTACACCTACTTACCAAGAAACATCCGCCGAAATACAGGCATGTCATGACTGGGTGGGCGTATCCAAGGAGCAGTGGCGACAATTACTCTACCGCGTATTAGAGTACATTGTAGATGAAACAGTGAAATTAACTTCCGTGGTTGGTGAATTTACAGAGTGCCTAAAGCAAATTTCCTCGGAAGAAGTTATTAGAGCAAATTCCGaactattttcaaaattttcgaCACTAAATGAATGCTTTCTGCAAAGATTCAAAGGTTCCTCAAGACAAGATATTTTGAAGCTAGTTATattatttgatgaaaacataAGATTTTGCGAGTCGTTTGAATCCATTCTAAATCAAAGACTAAAACTGGGTAGAATTTTAAGCACCATTGAAATAGATCtagacaaaaaaaaaagctatCTTAACAAGCTAACTATTGgaaataacaacaacaatgatGAAGACCCTAAAATATGTACTGCAGAGAATGAATACAAAATTGTGTTAAAAAGGTATAACCGCGTTAGGCAAAGCTGGCAAGAAATCGtggagaaaattttaaaggaacgaaaaaattttgaggaaAGAGAAGCTGTTGAGATTAAAAGCTGCTTGGAGTCTTTAAAAGATTCAACTGCCGATGAAAAGAGACATTATTTACAATTGTGGCAAGATTTTAAATCAAATGAACAGGAAAATCAATGA
- the TRZ1 gene encoding tRNase Z (similar to Saccharomyces cerevisiae TRZ1 (YKR079C); ancestral locus Anc_5.671): MFTFIPITHPTSDTKQPLLLLQSAHGEKYFFGKIGEGSQRSLTENKIRISKLRDIFLTGELNWSDIGGLPGMILTIADQGKSNLVLHYGHDILDYIVSTWRYFVFRFGIDLRDHIMKDKEVYKDNVITVKSFNVLKNEENCKSEVFDSFQKGVLDSIVSKMFPKHEPTDRYDPSSDPHLNVELPDLSAKIEISTNYEISFNPVRGKFKLEEAVKLGVPRGPLFAKLTKGQKITLDNGTVVTPEQVLERERHFAKVLVLDIPDDAYLSAFVEKFKEYDCAELGMVYYFLGDDVTINDDLFKFIDIFEKNHYGKVNHMVSHSKISPNTITFFGSALTTLKLKALQVNNYNLPRTDRVFSKDFYESFDKPLAKGTSMCESQETPLNTAIQKDNIHIFAQNKTVTFEPFHRDEEPMRCEINSDLSAFSWEKIFEDHVQPLGFPLASVETVINDQLHVNNFNNTTEKKRHVEIITLGTGSALPSKYRNVVSTLVKFPYIHVDGNIENRNIMLDAGENTLGTMHRMFSQLAVKSIFQDLKMIYLSHLHADHHLGIISILNEWYKYNKDDEMSYIYVITPWQYNKFINEWLVLENKELLKKIKYISCEHFIDDSFVRMQTQAVPLEEFNEILQENSNHEVKRKLDLDGDSSYRDVDLITQMYEDLSIEFMQTCRAIHCDWAYSSSIIFQMDGNNDHNTFKVSYSGDTRPNIENFSHEIGHNSDLLIHEATLENQLAEDAIKKRHCTINEAISVSNEMNARKLILTHFSQRYPKLPQLDNNIDVKAKEFCFAFDSMIVDYEKIGEQQHVFPLLNKAFAEEKEQEDDSEDVESIQDPEIIVKKHKKN; the protein is encoded by the coding sequence ATGTTCACATTTATACCCATTACACACCCCACATCGGATACGAAGCAGCCcttgttgctgctgcagTCTGCGCATGGTGAGAAGTACTTCTTTGGCAAGATTGGTGAAGGTTCCCAGAGAAGTCTGACGGAAAATAAGATCAGAATATCCAAATTGAGGGACATTTTCCTTACTGGTGAACTGAACTGGTCAGATATTGGTGGGTTGCCTGGGATGATCTTGACCATTGCCGATCAGGGGAAAAGCAACCTCGTTTTGCATTACGGACATGACATTCTGGACTACATAGTCTCCACTTGGAGGTACTTCGTCTTTAGATTCGGCATAGACTTGAGGGATCATATTATGAAAGATAAAGAGGTCTATAAAGATAATGTGATAACGGTTAAGTCCTTCAATGTCCTgaaaaatgaggaaaattGCAAAAGTGAAGTTTTCGACAGCTTTCAAAAGGGCGTGTTGGATTCTATAGTCTCGAAAATGTTCCCCAAACATGAACCCACCGATAGATATGATCCTTCCAGTGATCCGCATTTAAACGTTGAACTGCCTGACTTGAGCGCAAAAATAGAAATCTCTACGAATTACGAAATCAGCTTCAATCCCGTGAGAGGGAAGTTCAAGCTCGAAGAAGCTGTCAAGTTAGGTGTGCCAAGGGGTCCCTTATTTGCCAAGTTAACTAAGGGCCAAAAAATCACATTGGATAACGGTACTGTCGTAACACCTGAACAGGTATTAGAAAGAGAACGTCATTTCGCCAAGGTACTGGTTCTGGATATCCCGGATGACGCATATTTAAGTGCGTTCGTTGAAAAGTTCAAGGAATACGATTGCGCTGAACTTGGTATggtttattattttctggGTGACGACGTCACCATTAATGACGACCTATTTAAGTTCATTGACATTTTCGAGAAGAACCATTATGGCAAAGTCAATCATATGGTTTCTCATAGTAAAATTTCCCCAAACACAATAACGTTTTTCGGTTCAGCATTAACCACATTAAAGTTAAAGGCATTACAAGTCAATAACTACAATCTACCAAGAACAGATCGTGTGTTTTCGAAAGATTTTTATGAAAGCTTCGACAAACCACTCGCCAAGGGAACTTCTATGTGTGAATCCCAAGAGACACCTTTAAATACTGCCATACAGAAGGATaatattcatatttttGCACAGAACAAGACAGTAACTTTTGAACCTTTTCACAGGGACGAAGAACCGATGAGGTGTGAAATAAATAGTGATCTATCAGCTTTCTCGtgggaaaaaatttttgaggATCATGTGCAGCCTTTGGGGTTCCCCTTAGCTAGTGTCGAGACGGTCATCAACGACCAACTACATGTGAACAATTTTAATAACACGacggaaaagaaaagacatGTCGAGATTATCACATTGGGGACCGGTAGTGCATTGCCCTCCAAATATAGAAATGTTGTGTCCACATTAGTTAAATTTCCCTATATTCATGTGGATGgcaatattgaaaataggAACATCATGTTGGATGCAGGTGAAAATACTTTGGGGACCATGCATAGAATGTTTTCTCAACTAGCAGTCAAGTCAATATTCCAAGATTTAAAGATGATTTATTTAAGTCATTTGCATGCAGACCATCATTTAGGGATAATTAGCATATTAAATGAATGGTATAAATATAACAAGGACGATGAAATGagttatatatatgtgatAACTCCATGGCAATAcaacaaattcatcaatgaatgGCTAGTTCTGGAAAACAAGGagcttttgaagaaaattaaataCATTAGTTGTGAACATTTCATTGATGATTCGTTTGTGAGGATGCAGACGCAAGCCGTTCCTCTGGAAGAGTTCAACGAAATATTACAAGAGAATAGTAATCATGAAGTGAAAAGGAAGCTGGATTTGGACGGAGATTCTTCATATAGGGATGTTGATTTAATTACGCAAATGTATGAGGATTTATCGATAGAATTTATGCAGACGTGCAGAGCCATACACTGCGATTGGGCATATTCAAGTTCTATCATCTTTCAGATGGACGGGAACAATGATCATAATACATTCAAAGTTTCGTATTCAGGCGATACGAGACctaatattgaaaatttctcCCATGAAATTGGCCATAATTCTGATCTACTAATTCATGAAGCCACACTAGAAAACCAATTAGCGGAAGATGCCATCAAGAAAAGGCATTGTACAATCAATGAGGCAATTAGTGTTTCGAATGAAATGAATGCTAGAAAGTTGATCTTGACACATTTCTCCCAAAGATATCCTAAGTTGCCTCAATTGGACAATAATATTGACGTGAAGGCGAAAGAATTTTGTTTCGCTTTTGACAGTATGATTGTTGACTATGAGAAAATTGGTGAGCAGCAGCATGTATTTCCACTATTGAACAAGGCATTTGCTgaggaaaaggaacaagaagatgacTCTGAAGATGTAGAAAGCATCCAAGATCCGGAAATCATAGTAAAAAAacacaagaaaaattaa
- the MTD1 gene encoding methylenetetrahydrofolate dehydrogenase (NAD(+)) (similar to Saccharomyces cerevisiae MTD1 (YKR080W); ancestral locus Anc_5.673), whose translation MSKPGRTILASKVAETFNTEIVNNVEEYKKTHNGQGPLLVGFLANSDPAARMYASWTQKTSESMGFRYDLRIIEDKDFLEEAIIQANNDDSVNGIMVYFPVFGNAQDQYLQQVVCKEKDVEGLNHVYYQNLYHNVRYLDKENRLKSILPCTPLAIVKILEFLKIYNNLLPEGNRLYGKKCIVINRSEIVGRPLAALLANDGAIVYSVDINNIQKFTRGERLKLNKHHVEDLGEFSEDLLKKCSLDADVVITGVPSESYKFPTEYIKDGTVCINFACTKNFSDDVKEKASLYVPMTGKVTIAMLLRNMLRLVRNVELSKEN comes from the coding sequence ATGTCGAAGCCTGGTCGTACTATTTTAGCAAGCAAGGTCGCTGAAACCTTTAATACCGAGATCGTCAACAACGTGGAAGAATACAAGAAGACACATAACGGCCAAGGCCCTCTGCTTGTCGGGTTCCTGGCTAATAGCGATCCTGCTGCCAGAATGTATGCCTCATGGACCCAAAAGACCAGCGAGTCAATGGGGTTCCGTTACGATTTAAGAATCATTGAAGATAAGGATTTCTTGGAGGAAGCTATAATACAGGCTAATAACGATGACTCCGTGAACGGTATTATGGTATACTTCCCGGTTTTCGGCAATGCTCAAGATCAGTACTTGCAACAGGTTGTATGCAAGGAAAAAGATGTTGAAGGGTTGAACCACGTTTACTACCAAAATCTCTATCATAACGTCAGATATCTGGACAAGGAAAACCGCTTGAAGTCCATTTTGCCCTGCACACCGCTGGCCATCGTCAAGATATTGGAATTCCTAAAAATCTACAACAATTTGTTGCCCGAGGGGAACAGGCTGTATGGGAAGAAATGCATAGTAATAAATAGATCAGAAATTGTCGGTAGGCCACTGGCGGCTCTTTTGGCCAATGACGGGGCGATAGTGTACTCAGTGGACATCAACAACATTCAGAAATTCACCCGTGGTGAACgtttgaaattgaacaagCATCATGTGGAAGACCTTGGCGAATTTTCCGAGGAcctgttgaaaaaatgctcTCTTGACGCAGACGTGGTCATCACTGGTGTCCCTAGCGAGAGCTATAAATTCCCCACCGAGTACATCAAAGACGGTACTGTATGCATCAACTTTGCATGTACCAAGAACTTCAGCGACGACGTTAAGGAAAAGGCTTCCCTTTACGTTCCCATGACTGGTAAAGTCACCATCGCTATGTTGTTGCGAAACATGTTGCGTTTGGTAAGAAACGTAGAATTATCTAAGGAAAATTAA
- the RPF2 gene encoding rRNA-binding ribosome biosynthesis protein RPF2 (similar to Saccharomyces cerevisiae RPF2 (YKR081C); ancestral locus Anc_5.674): MIRTVKPKNARAKRALVKREAKLVENVKQALFVPGQTCNKNLHDIMVDLSALKKPAMKRFNRKNDVRPFEDMTPLEFFSEKNDCSLMVLMTSSKKRKNNMTFVRTFGYKIYDMIELMVADNFKLLSDFRKLTYTVGLKPMFTFQGAAFDTHPVYKQIKSLFLDFFRGETTDLQDVAGLQHVISMTIQGDFQDGEPLPNVLFRVYKLKSYRSDQGGKRLPRIELVEIGPRLDFKIGRIHTPSPDMVTEAYKKPKQLEMRAKKNVDLDIMGDKLGRIHLGKQDLGNLQTRKMKGLKARFDQGTEEGEGEVDEDYEDEASYSDEGQEYEEEFVSATDIEPSAKRQKK; encoded by the coding sequence ATGATTAGAACCGTGAAGCCCAAGAATGCAAGAGCCAAAAGAGCTTTGGTAAAGAGAGAAGCCAAGCTGGTGGAGAATGTCAAGCAAGCGCTTTTCGTTCCAGGCCAAACTTGCAATAAGAATCTACACGATATCATGGTGGATTTGAGTGCCTTGAAAAAGCCAGCTATGAAGAGGTTTAATCGTAAGAACGATGTTCGTCCCTTTGAAGATATGACGCCGCTGGAATTTTTTAGTGAAAAGAACGACTGCTCGTTAATGGTGTTGATGACAAGTTCCAAAAAACGTAAGAATAATATGACATTTGTACGTACGTTCGGCTATAAAATATATGACATGATTGAATTGATGGTTGCAGATAATTTCAAGCTGTTGTCTGATTTCAGGAAGCTAACATATACCGTAGGGTTAAAACCTATGTTCACATTCCAAGGTGCTGCATTTGATACGCATCCCGTATACAAGCAAATCAAGTCCTTGTTTCTGGATTTCTTCAGGGGCGAAACCACCGATTTGCAAGACGTCGCCGGTTTGCAACATGTCATTTCCATGACCATTCAAGGTGACTTCCAGGATGGTGAGCCATTGCCAAACGTTCTATTCCGTGTTTACAAATTGAAGAGTTACAGGAGCGATCAGGGTGGTAAGAGGTTACCACGTATTGAATTGGTGGAAATTGGGCCTCGTCtggatttcaaaattggcAGAATTCATACTCCAAGTCCAGATATGGTGACGGAGGCTTACAAAAAGCCAAAACAACTAGAAATGAGAGCAAAGAAGAACGTAGACTTGGACATCATGGGTGATAAATTGGGTAGAATCCATTTGGGTAAGCAAGACTTGGGTAATCTGCAGACAAGAAAGATGAAGGGTTTGAAAGCCAGATTCGACCAAGGCACAGAAGAGGGCGAGGGCGAAGTGGATGAAGACTACGAAGATGAAGCATCATATTCTGATGAGGGACAAGAATACGAAGAGGAATTTGTCAGTGCCACTGATATCGAACCATCTGCTAAAAGACAGAAGAAATGA
- the NUP133 gene encoding Nup133p (similar to Saccharomyces cerevisiae NUP133 (YKR082W); ancestral locus Anc_5.675) encodes MSQERVQLRLRKELSVPVAVAENQSLAQLSYEEESQASLMDISMEQQQLRLHSNFDNSKFFTENSRYVVKTIQSDYNSEFSEDDKLNGYIDMLIGYGLINDRKKIYIWNIHSTQKDTPYITVPFRSGDNDERASVPRCILTCPATMDESPLALNPNDQDETGGLIIIKGNKATYYEDINSINNLSFKLSEKFSHELELHINSAEGEECDLILNCEPAGIVLTTNMGRIFFITIRNSMGKPQLKLGKQLNKPFKLGILSKIFSTKSLVVSLRNGPILGKGTRLVYITTNSGNFQIWQLSATNAHPTKLIDVSIFGAISESLQDLYPFAHGTLRIWDSHPLQDENAHLFLSSIYDGSNNEAYYILSTIIFDSSSNSFTIFSTYRLNTFMDPMNDTKFKPKIFIPQMENANDTSEVTSILVMFPNAVVITQVNSKLDSSYSLRRKWEDIVSLRSDIEIIGSGYDSKSLYVLTKQMGVLQIIVKENEEKNTKPEVGFVKSHVDQAVYFSKINSNPIDFNLPPEISLDQESIENDLRLTSEEIFHSNGKYIPPMLNTLEQHLSVRREFFQNFLNFVTKNFNYRISPELKSNLIEKFEILNCCIKFNCIVRQSNELNKIWEKILSNYNLTHSEHLTTEIIVINRPDIFPVILRLFLNHVVFVLFPSQNQNYKSNVTNLINSCFYDGVLEEGEKALRYELLELDPTEVDISKLPWFINFDYLNCINQCFFDFTFACEEEGNLASHSESLLKIVKILYYYFNQFKIWINTQPTEAVNANENFSSIKSLYEDNHLDWNRVLCKANLEEQSIQITEFYKDLPGLVQTLQTLNQDAPVTMSLYETFFNEFPEEFSFTLFEYLIKHKKLDDLMFRFLQQHDDLVKFFHQSGSKYGHVAWIQQVLDGSYADAVNTLKNVTVDDSQKGASLSECELHLNVAKLSSLLVEESDMDIDSLRKIQYNLDSIDAEKILSSKLKKGEVQICKRFKSGVINEISNTLMEKLKSMRVVSLSELVELHSILDDEEGLFVPLRLLSVDGDLLNYEIRKFLNALVWRRIVLLDNSRDENKLLQNIITRVFDEELFKSNDFPLPSMDLLCDKSIVTPEYIRETYGKFSVDLGSVREEIYEEISQLEMLNSDNSLEIKLHSTIGSVAKEKNYIINYETNTVEY; translated from the coding sequence ATGAGTCAAGAAAGAGTACAGCTTCGGTTAAGGAAGGAACTTAGCGTACCTGTTGCGGTCGCTGAAAACCAATCCCTAGCACAATTGTCTTATGAGGAGGAAAGCCAGGCCTCTTTGATGGATATTTCTATGGAGCAACAGCAGTTGAGATTACATTCCAATTTTGATAACTCAAAGTTTTTCACAGAGAACAGCAGATACGTTGTCAAGACTATACAGTCAGATTACAATAGCGAGTTTAGTGAGGACGATAAACTAAATGGCTACATCGATATGCTGATTGGGTATGGGCTTATCAATGACcgcaaaaaaatttacatcTGGAACATTCACTCTACTCAAAAGGACACACCTTATATAACTGTGCCATTCCGTTCCGGTGATAACGATGAAAGGGCGAGTGTACCCAGGTGCATACTAACTTGCCCGGCAACGATGGACGAATCTCCATTAGCGCTCAATCCCAATGATCAGGATGAAACAGGTGGacttatcatcatcaaagGCAACAAAGCGACCTATTATGAAGATATCAATTCTATAAATAACTTGAGCTTTAAGTtgtctgaaaaattttctcatGAGTTAGAACTGCATATTAATTCTGCAGAGGGTGAGGAGTGTGACTTAATCTTGAACTGTGAACCTGCTGGTATAGTCCTCACTACAAATATGGGcagaattttctttataacCATCAGGAATTCCATGGGGAAGCCTCAATTGAAATTAGGCAAGCAATTAAATAAACCTTTCAAGTTAGGTATCTTGTCCAAAATATTCAGTACAAAGAGTTTAGTTGTCTCATTACGTAATGGTCCGATTCTAGGTAAGGGAACAAGGTTAGTATATATTACTACCAATAGTGGgaatttccaaatttgGCAACTATCCGCCACCAATGCTCACCCAACGAAATTGATCGATGTTAGTATTTTCGGGGCAATTTCGGAGTCCCTGCAGGACTTGTATCCATTTGCTCACGGTACATTAAGGATCTGGGACTCCCATCCATTACAAGATGAGAATGCACACCTCTTCTTATCATCTATTTACGACGGTTCCAACAATGAAGCATACTATATTCTTTCTACGATCATCTttgattcttcttcaaacagTTTTACCATATTTTCTACTTACAGGCTGAACACGTTTATGGATCCGATGAATGACACAAAATTTAAACCCAAAATATTTATTCCTCAGATGGAAAATGCCAATGACACCAGTGAAGTTACATCCATTTTGGTAATGTTCCCCAATGCCGTGGTCATTACCCAGGTCAACTCTAAATTGGATTCTAGTTATTCATTAAGAAGAAAGTGGGAAGATATTGTTAGTCTTAGAAGCGACATCGAAATTATTGGTTCTGGGTATGACTCAAAATCCTTATATGTCTTAACCAAACAAATGGGTGTGCTACAGATCATTgtgaaggaaaatgaagagaaaaatacaaaaccAGAAGTTGGATTTGTAAAGTCTCATGTTGACCAAGCTGTTTATTTCTCCAAGATAAATTCGAATCCAATAGATTTTAATCTACCTCCAGAAATATCTCTAGATCAAGAATCAATAGAGAATGATTTAAGGCTGACGAGCgaggaaatttttcattccaATGGAAAATACATACCACCTATGTTGAATACTTTGGAACAGCATCTTTCCGTTCGTagagaattttttcaaaatttcttgaattttgtCACCAAGAACTTCAACTATAGGATATCACCCGAACTTAAATCGAATTTGATAGAAAAGTTCGAGATTTTGAATTGCTGTATCAAATTCAACTGCATCGTAAGGCAATCCAATGAATTGAACAAGATATGGGAAAAAATTCTATCAAACTATAACCTGACTCACAGTGAACATTTAACAACTGAGATAATTGTAATCAATCGCCCCGATATATTCCCTGTGATTTTGAGGctctttttgaatcatgttgtatttgttttgttCCCATcacaaaatcaaaactaTAAATCAAATGTCACTAATTTAATTAATTCATGCTTTTATGATGGTGTTCTCgaagaaggtgaaaaagCTCTCAGATATGAGCTTCTAGAATTAGATCCAACAGAGGTTGATATATCAAAACTACCGTGGTTCATAAACTTCGATTATTTAAACTGTATCAACCAAtgcttttttgattttacgTTTGCATGTGAGGAAGAAGGGAACTTGGCTTCTCATAGTGAAAGTCTGTTAAAGATTGTTAAAATTTTATACTATTATTTCAACCAATTCAAAATATGGATCAACACGCAACCAACTGAAGCCGTGAATGCGAATGAAAACTTCTCAAGCATCAAAAGTCTTTACGAGGATAACCATTTGGACTGGAACCGCGTCCTTTGTAAGGCAAATCTAGAAGAACAGTCCATTCAGATAACAGAATTTTACAAAGATTTACCTGGATTGGTGCAAACGTTACAAACTTTAAATCAAGATGCGCCAGTAACCATGTCACTAtatgaaactttttttaatgaGTTTCCTGAAGAGTTTAGTTTTACATTATTTGAATACCTGATCAAGCACAAAAAATTGGACGACCTGATGTTTAGGTTTCTACAACAACACGATGATTTAGTAAAGTTTTTCCATCAATCCGGTTCAAAGTATGGTCATGTGGCATGGATTCAACAGGTTTTGGATGGATCGTATGCAGATGCCGTAAACACTTTGAAAAACGTCACTGTCGATGACTCCCAAAAGGGAGCAAGTTTGAGTGAATGTGAGTTACATTTAAATGTTGCAAAATTAAGCTCGCTACTTGTCGAGGAAAGTGATATGGACATTGATAGTTTGAGAAAGATTCAGTATAATTTAGATTCAATCgatgctgaaaaaattctctCAAGCAAGTTGAAGAAGGGTGAAGTTCAGATCTGTAAACGCTTCAAGAGCGGCGTGATCAATGAGATTTCTAATACATTAATGGAAAAACTCAAATCAATGAGAGTGGTCAGTCTATCGGAACTTGTTGAACTACATTCAATACTCGACGATGAAGAGGGTTTATTTGTGCCGTTGAGATTACTTTCTGTTGATGGAGACTTATTAAATTATGAAATcagaaagtttttgaatgcCTTAGTATGGAGAAGAATTGTCCTGCTGGATAATAGTAGAGACGAGAACAAATTGCTTCAGAATATAATCACGCGTGTGTTTGATGAAGAGCTGTTCAAAAGCAATGATTTCCCCCTGCCTAGTATGGATCTTCTATGTGACAAATCGATAGTGACCCCagaatatataagagaAACATACGGTAAATTCTCCGTTGATCTAGGCTCTGTACGGGAAGAGATATATGAAGAAATATCTCAATTGGAAATGTTGAATTCGGATAACTCACTTGAGATAAAGTTACATTCAACCATTGGCTCCGTAGCAAAGGAGAAAAACTACATAATCAATTACGAAACCAATACCGTGGAATACTAA
- the DAD2 gene encoding Dad2p (similar to Saccharomyces cerevisiae DAD2 (YKR083C); ancestral locus Anc_5.676) encodes MDSIDEQIITKRKELQSLQKITSLTDGLKVQLMELNERVKEMGTNAESVAQLMNNWDSIINNISQASLGLLQYAEGDYEIGPWKDPKKNESEGPDEVDLEAQESDKDNDNNEEDEDLVPLPETMVRIRVDGNE; translated from the coding sequence ATGGACTCAATAGATGAGCAAATAATCACGAAGCGAAAAGAGCTACAATCATTGCAAAAGATAACAAGTCTTACCGATGGATTGAAAGTTCAGCTAATGGAGCTAAATGAACGCGTCAAAGAAATGGGGACGAACGCCGAATCTGTAGCACAATTAATGAATAACTGGGATTCCATAATAAACAACATATCACAAGCCAGTTTGGGATTGTTGCAATACGCAGAAGGTGATTATGAGATAGGGCCATGGAAAGATCCTAAGAAGAACGAGTCTGAAGGACCAGATGAAGTAGATTTAGAAGCTCAAGAGAGTGAcaaagataatgataataatgagGAAGACGAAGATCTGGTACCCTTACCCGAAACAATGGTTAGAATCAGAGTAGATGGTAACGAATGA